In Halovulum dunhuangense, one genomic interval encodes:
- a CDS encoding efflux RND transporter periplasmic adaptor subunit: MSFAIGPRATLITLLATPVLVGAAAAQTFDCVIEPKSVATLSAPDEGTIEEIFVDRGQLVRAGQPLVRLEDAVQQLQLELAEAQARSDVEVRASAARLELRRKEYERARSLQERNVAAATTLEQAEIEVALSELSLEQATIARELAAIQERQARALLDRRTLNSPFDGVVTQLLATEGEYATEQAGILTLAQIDPLYVEVYLPAAYFSRIAPGQTHAVALAPPLEGRHEAVIDVVDPILDAASGTFGVRLVLPNPEGRIPAGARCLVELR; this comes from the coding sequence ATGTCGTTTGCGATTGGCCCCAGGGCAACCCTGATTACCCTTCTCGCCACACCTGTTCTTGTCGGCGCGGCAGCGGCGCAGACCTTCGATTGCGTGATCGAGCCGAAGTCGGTGGCGACGCTCAGCGCCCCGGACGAGGGCACGATCGAGGAGATCTTCGTCGATCGCGGGCAGCTTGTCCGCGCGGGCCAGCCGCTGGTCCGGCTGGAGGATGCGGTGCAGCAGTTGCAGCTGGAACTGGCCGAGGCGCAGGCACGCTCGGACGTCGAGGTGCGGGCGAGCGCTGCGCGGCTGGAGCTGCGCCGGAAGGAATACGAACGCGCCCGCAGCCTGCAGGAACGCAACGTCGCCGCCGCGACCACGCTGGAGCAGGCCGAGATCGAGGTGGCGCTGAGCGAGTTGTCGCTGGAACAGGCGACGATCGCGCGAGAGCTGGCCGCGATCCAGGAACGCCAGGCGCGCGCGCTGCTGGACCGGCGCACCCTGAACAGCCCCTTCGATGGCGTCGTGACCCAGCTGCTGGCGACGGAAGGCGAATACGCGACCGAACAGGCCGGCATCCTGACGCTGGCGCAGATCGACCCGCTTTACGTCGAGGTCTATCTGCCCGCCGCCTATTTCAGCCGCATAGCGCCGGGACAGACCCACGCGGTCGCGCTTGCCCCCCCGCTGGAGGGGCGGCACGAGGCGGTGATCGACGTGGTCGACCCGATCCTCGACGCGGCCAGCGGCACCTTCGGCGTGCGGCTGGTCCTGCCGAACCCCGAGGGGCGGATCCCCGCGGGCGCCCGGTGCCTGGTGGAGTTGCGGTAG
- a CDS encoding DUF1045 domain-containing protein gives MDSMKRFAIYYAPPAGGLSDFGAAWLGWDPATGSTVAHPDVAGLPRPVAELTGTPRKYGFHGTLKPPFRLAQGQTADALADACAALASRIAPFDLQGLRLARLGGFLALVPEGDAAPLAALAAACVRDLDPFRAPPTGSEIARRAPDRLSPRQRELLDRWGYPYVMEEFRFHLTLSGKLDPQDAAAVEAALAPVVAPLLPRPFPIGEICLFGEDGAGMFHILRRFALRA, from the coding sequence ATGGACAGCATGAAACGCTTCGCGATCTATTACGCGCCGCCTGCGGGCGGGCTTTCGGATTTCGGTGCCGCATGGCTGGGCTGGGATCCGGCCACGGGCAGCACCGTTGCCCATCCCGACGTGGCGGGCCTGCCCCGCCCCGTGGCGGAACTGACCGGAACGCCGCGCAAATACGGCTTTCACGGAACCCTGAAGCCGCCCTTTCGGCTTGCCCAGGGCCAGACCGCCGATGCGCTGGCGGACGCCTGCGCGGCTCTGGCATCGCGCATTGCGCCGTTCGATCTCCAGGGGCTTCGCCTTGCGCGGCTTGGTGGCTTCCTTGCGCTGGTGCCCGAAGGGGACGCCGCGCCGCTGGCGGCACTGGCGGCAGCCTGCGTCCGCGACCTCGATCCTTTCCGCGCACCGCCGACCGGGTCGGAGATCGCGCGGCGCGCGCCGGACCGGCTGAGCCCGCGGCAGCGCGAACTGCTCGACCGCTGGGGCTATCCCTATGTGATGGAGGAATTCCGCTTCCACCTGACGCTGAGCGGCAAGCTCGACCCGCAGGACGCGGCGGCGGTCGAGGCAGCGCTCGCCCCCGTGGTGGCGCCCCTGCTGCCCCGCCCCTTCCCCATCGGGGAGATCTGTCTTTTCGGCGAGGATGGCGCGGGCATGTTCCACATCCTGCGCCGATTTGCGCTGCGCGCCTGA